From the genome of Plectropomus leopardus isolate mb chromosome 13, YSFRI_Pleo_2.0, whole genome shotgun sequence, one region includes:
- the trim37 gene encoding E3 ubiquitin-protein ligase TRIM37 isoform X1, which yields MDEQSVESIAEVFRCFICMEKLRDARLCPHCSKLCCFSCIRRWLTEQRAQCPHCRAPLQLRELVNCRWAEEVTQQLDTLQLCSLTKHEDNDKDKCENHHEKLSVFCWTCKKCICHQCALWGGMHGGHTFKPLVEIYEQHVTKVKEEVAKLRRRLMELISLVQEVERNVEAVRGAKDERVREIRNAVEMMIARLDNQLKNKLITLMGQKTSLTQETELLESLLQEVEHQLHSCSKSELISKSPEILLMFQQVHRKPMQSFVTTPVPPDFTSELVPAYDSSTFVLVNFSTLRQRADPVYSPPLQISGLCWRLKVYPDGNGVVRGNYLSVFLELSAGLPETSKYEYRVELVHQASSDPTKNIIREFASDFEVGECWGYNRFFRLDLLASEGYLNMQTDTLVLRYQVRSPTFFQKCRDQYWYISQLESAQSGYIQQINNLKERLAIELFRRQTSRSSSPPDLRLTAGTTASERDPRSVKSDDDIQTTLTNTKKGEEEERTQHDDSNELSDGDLEVDCLTEEEVNPLDGSSTSGSSTATSNTEENDIDEETMSGENDVDFIGNLETEEGELPDDLAGATGGSSSSLRSLHRSAAASRSGSSSGAAAAGAVGPGSSSLLEIDPVILIQLLDLKERSSVESLWGLQPRPPVSLLHSQAHHHSRKDRERRPQVVRRSAPDSGVLIRLKAQMAEVRSKMSDVKSQVLEARGTGEPRPGPSGGFSLEEVPSHHADSELAACRKPGELDVLGRAAAARSRPCRPARKSLSPVLDSSSSLVVKRRSPEEMEKDLRGADVTTELSLHLKEVLGGAEGALKADSSQGPLVSLGSSSSEQASTSKQYSSEQQLYGASGSRDDIFSLGGPSYMTSSKNCGSRTLGAAMLECESESSGNSHHSLLEGPSAQPQPNEVLSVDQSPSILVAATSSDSDTEDEALQSNNSRYDNQTPPCTVLLQTKQTRQRLLQIWEEHSAEVLLYRTEVQRVSC from the exons ATGGATGAACAAAGTGTTGAG AGCATCGCTGAGGTGTTTCGCTGTTTCATCTGCATGGAGAAACTGAGGGATGCTCGTCTCTGCCCACACTGCTCCAAACTCTGCTGCTTCAGCTGCATAAGA CGGTGGTTGACGGAGCAGAGAGCCCAGTGTCCACATTGTCG GGCTCCACTCCAGCTGAGGGAACTGGTCAACTGTCGCTGGGCGGAGGAGGTCACACAACAGCTGgacactctgcagctctgcagcctcACCAAACACGAGGACAATGACAAGGACAA ATGTGAGAACCACCACGAGAAGCTGAGTGTTTTCTGTTGGACCTGCAAGAAATGTATCTGTCACCAGTGTGCTCTGTGGGGAGGCATG CACGGCGGCCACACCTTCAAACCTCTGGTTGAGATTTACGAGCAACACGTGACCAAGGTGAAGGAGGAAGTCGCCAAGCTCCGCCGGCGCCTCATGGAGCTCATCAGTCTGGTGCAGGAAGTG GAGAGGAACGTGGAGGCTGTCAGGGGAGCGAAGGATGAGAGGGTCAGAGAGATCCGAAACGCTGTGGAAATGATGATCGCTCGTCTGGACAACCAGCTCAAGAACAAACTCATCACCCTCATGG GCCAGAAGACGTCCTTGACCCAGGAGACAGAGCTGCTGGAGTCTCTCCTGCAGGAGGTGGAGCATCAG CTTCACTCCTGCAGTAAAAGTGAACTGATCTCCAAGAGCCCAGAGATCCTGCTCATGTTCCAGCAGGTCCATCGGAAACCCATGCAGTCCTTTGTCACCACGCCGGTCCCTCCAGACTTCACCAG TGAGCTGGTTCCTGCCTACGACTCCAGCACTTTTGTTCTCGTCAACTTCAG cacCCTGAGGCAGCGGGCAGACCCGGTCTACAGCCCTCCTCTACAGATATCAGGACTCTGCTGGAGACTCAAAGTTTACCCA GATGGTAACGGTGTGGTCCGTGGAAACTACCTGTCTGTGTTCCTTGAGCTGTCTGCTGGACTCCCTGAAACATCTAA GTATGAGTACCGTGTTGAGTTGGTCCATCAGGCCTCCAGCGACCCAACCAAGAACATAATTCGCGAGTTTGCCTCTGACTTTGAGGTCGGTGAATGCTGGGGCTACAACCGCTTCTTCAGACTGGACCTTCTGGCAAGCGAGGGCTACCTGaacatgcagacagacacactggTCCTCCG CTACCAGGTTCGCTCACCCACCTTCTTCCAGAAGTGCAGAGATCAGTACTGGTACATCAGCCAGCTGGAGTCGGCTCAGAGCGGCTACATCCAGCAGATCAACAACCTCAAAGAg AGGTTGGCCATCGAGCTGTTTCGCCGTCAGACGTCACGCAGCTCCTCACCCCCTGACCTGAGGCTCACTGCAGGCACCACAGCCTCCGAGAGAGACCCCCGCTCTGTGAAGAGTGACGACGACATCCAGACCACTCTGACCAACACTAAAAAaggggaagaagaagagaggacgCAGCACGATGACTCTAAT GAGCTGTCGGACGGTGACTTGGAAGTGGACTGtctgacagaggaggaggtgaaccCGCTGGATGGCAGCAGCACCTCAGGGAGCTCCACGGCCACCAGCAACACCGAGGAGAACGACATAGATGAGGAGACCAT GTCAGGAGAGAATGATGTAGACTTCATTGGGAACCTGGAGACTGAAGAGGGAGAGCTTCCTGATGACTTGGCCGGAGCCACAG GTGGATCCAGCTCCAGTTTGCGTTCCTTACATCGCAGTGCTGCTGCCAGTCGCAGTGGCAGTAGtagtggagctgctgctgccggTGCCGTTGGTCcgggcagcagcagcctcctgGAGATCGACCCGGTCATCCTGATTCAGCTGCTGGATTTAAAGGAGCGTAGCAGCGTGGAGTCTCTGTGGGGCCTCCAGCCTCGGCctcctgtgtctctgctgcACAGCCAGG CTCATCATCACTCcaggaaagacagagagcgGCGGCCTCAGGTTGTGCGTCGCTCAGCTCCAGACTCTGGGGTCCTGATCCGCCTCAAGGCTCAGATGGCGGAGGTCCGCAGCAAGATGTCTGATGTCAAGAGTCAAGTGCTGGAGGCTCGGGGGACTGGAGAGCCTAGGCCTGGCCCCTCAGGGGGCTTCAGTCTGGAGGAGGTGCCCTCCCACCATGCTGACTCAGAGTTGGCGGCTTGTCGTAAGCCTGGTGAGCTCGACGTGCTGGGAAGAGCGGCTGCGGCTCGGTCCAGGCCCTGCCGCCCTG CCAGGAAATCTCTGTCTCCTGTCCtggacagcagcagctctctcgtggtgaagaggaggagtccagaggagatggagaaggaCCTGAGAGGAGCAGACGTGACCACAGAGCTCAGTCTGCATCTTAAAGAGGTGCTGGGAGGTGCAGAGG GAGCGCTGAAGGCTGACAGCTCTCAGGGTCCCCTTGTGTCTCTCGGCAGCTCCTCGTCAGAGCAGGCCTCCACCTCCAAGCAGTATTCGTCGGAGCAGCAGCTGTACGGAGCCTCTGGGTCCAGGGACGACATTTTTTCTTTGGGAGGACCAAGTTACATGACCTCCAGCAAGAACTGCGGCAGTAGGACCCTAGG GGCAGCCATGTTGGAGTGTGAATCTGAAAGCTCAGGAAACTCCCATCATTCCCTGCTGGAGGGACCCTCTGCACAGCCACAGCCAAATGAAG TCCTGTCTGTAGATCAGTCACCTTCCATCCTGGTGGCAGCAACAAGCAGTGACAGCGACACTGAGGACGAAGCTCTGCAGAGCAACAACTCTCGCTATGACAACCAGACTCCTCCCTGCACAG TGCTCCTACAAACTAAGCAAACACGTCAAAGGCTGCTGCAAATCTGGGAGGAACACAGCGCTGAAGTGCTGTTATACAGAACAGAAGTACAACGTGTGAGCTGTTAA
- the trim37 gene encoding E3 ubiquitin-protein ligase TRIM37 isoform X2 — protein MDEQSVESIAEVFRCFICMEKLRDARLCPHCSKLCCFSCIRRWLTEQRAQCPHCRAPLQLRELVNCRWAEEVTQQLDTLQLCSLTKHEDNDKDKCENHHEKLSVFCWTCKKCICHQCALWGGMHGGHTFKPLVEIYEQHVTKVKEEVAKLRRRLMELISLVQEVERNVEAVRGAKDERVREIRNAVEMMIARLDNQLKNKLITLMGQKTSLTQETELLESLLQEVEHQLHSCSKSELISKSPEILLMFQQVHRKPMQSFVTTPVPPDFTSELVPAYDSSTFVLVNFSTLRQRADPVYSPPLQISGLCWRLKVYPDGNGVVRGNYLSVFLELSAGLPETSKYEYRVELVHQASSDPTKNIIREFASDFEVGECWGYNRFFRLDLLASEGYLNMQTDTLVLRYQVRSPTFFQKCRDQYWYISQLESAQSGYIQQINNLKERLAIELFRRQTSRSSSPPDLRLTAGTTASERDPRSVKSDDDIQTTLTNTKKGEEEERTQHDDSNELSDGDLEVDCLTEEEVNPLDGSSTSGSSTATSNTEENDIDEETMSGENDVDFIGNLETEEGELPDDLAGATGGSSSSLRSLHRSAAASRSGSSSGAAAAGAVGPGSSSLLEIDPVILIQLLDLKERSSVESLWGLQPRPPVSLLHSQAHHHSRKDRERRPQVVRRSAPDSGVLIRLKAQMAEVRSKMSDVKSQVLEARGTGEPRPGPSGGFSLEEVPSHHADSELAACRKPGELDVLGRAAAARSRPCRPARKSLSPVLDSSSSLVVKRRSPEEMEKDLRGADVTTELSLHLKEVLGGAEGALKADSSQGPLVSLGSSSSEQASTSKQYSSEQQLYGASGSRDDIFSLGGPSYMTSSKNCGSRTLGAAMLECESESSGNSHHSLLEGPSAQPQPNEVLSVDQSPSILVAATSSDSDTEDEALQSNNSRYDNQTPPCTGEQLLSDDMSLPADR, from the exons ATGGATGAACAAAGTGTTGAG AGCATCGCTGAGGTGTTTCGCTGTTTCATCTGCATGGAGAAACTGAGGGATGCTCGTCTCTGCCCACACTGCTCCAAACTCTGCTGCTTCAGCTGCATAAGA CGGTGGTTGACGGAGCAGAGAGCCCAGTGTCCACATTGTCG GGCTCCACTCCAGCTGAGGGAACTGGTCAACTGTCGCTGGGCGGAGGAGGTCACACAACAGCTGgacactctgcagctctgcagcctcACCAAACACGAGGACAATGACAAGGACAA ATGTGAGAACCACCACGAGAAGCTGAGTGTTTTCTGTTGGACCTGCAAGAAATGTATCTGTCACCAGTGTGCTCTGTGGGGAGGCATG CACGGCGGCCACACCTTCAAACCTCTGGTTGAGATTTACGAGCAACACGTGACCAAGGTGAAGGAGGAAGTCGCCAAGCTCCGCCGGCGCCTCATGGAGCTCATCAGTCTGGTGCAGGAAGTG GAGAGGAACGTGGAGGCTGTCAGGGGAGCGAAGGATGAGAGGGTCAGAGAGATCCGAAACGCTGTGGAAATGATGATCGCTCGTCTGGACAACCAGCTCAAGAACAAACTCATCACCCTCATGG GCCAGAAGACGTCCTTGACCCAGGAGACAGAGCTGCTGGAGTCTCTCCTGCAGGAGGTGGAGCATCAG CTTCACTCCTGCAGTAAAAGTGAACTGATCTCCAAGAGCCCAGAGATCCTGCTCATGTTCCAGCAGGTCCATCGGAAACCCATGCAGTCCTTTGTCACCACGCCGGTCCCTCCAGACTTCACCAG TGAGCTGGTTCCTGCCTACGACTCCAGCACTTTTGTTCTCGTCAACTTCAG cacCCTGAGGCAGCGGGCAGACCCGGTCTACAGCCCTCCTCTACAGATATCAGGACTCTGCTGGAGACTCAAAGTTTACCCA GATGGTAACGGTGTGGTCCGTGGAAACTACCTGTCTGTGTTCCTTGAGCTGTCTGCTGGACTCCCTGAAACATCTAA GTATGAGTACCGTGTTGAGTTGGTCCATCAGGCCTCCAGCGACCCAACCAAGAACATAATTCGCGAGTTTGCCTCTGACTTTGAGGTCGGTGAATGCTGGGGCTACAACCGCTTCTTCAGACTGGACCTTCTGGCAAGCGAGGGCTACCTGaacatgcagacagacacactggTCCTCCG CTACCAGGTTCGCTCACCCACCTTCTTCCAGAAGTGCAGAGATCAGTACTGGTACATCAGCCAGCTGGAGTCGGCTCAGAGCGGCTACATCCAGCAGATCAACAACCTCAAAGAg AGGTTGGCCATCGAGCTGTTTCGCCGTCAGACGTCACGCAGCTCCTCACCCCCTGACCTGAGGCTCACTGCAGGCACCACAGCCTCCGAGAGAGACCCCCGCTCTGTGAAGAGTGACGACGACATCCAGACCACTCTGACCAACACTAAAAAaggggaagaagaagagaggacgCAGCACGATGACTCTAAT GAGCTGTCGGACGGTGACTTGGAAGTGGACTGtctgacagaggaggaggtgaaccCGCTGGATGGCAGCAGCACCTCAGGGAGCTCCACGGCCACCAGCAACACCGAGGAGAACGACATAGATGAGGAGACCAT GTCAGGAGAGAATGATGTAGACTTCATTGGGAACCTGGAGACTGAAGAGGGAGAGCTTCCTGATGACTTGGCCGGAGCCACAG GTGGATCCAGCTCCAGTTTGCGTTCCTTACATCGCAGTGCTGCTGCCAGTCGCAGTGGCAGTAGtagtggagctgctgctgccggTGCCGTTGGTCcgggcagcagcagcctcctgGAGATCGACCCGGTCATCCTGATTCAGCTGCTGGATTTAAAGGAGCGTAGCAGCGTGGAGTCTCTGTGGGGCCTCCAGCCTCGGCctcctgtgtctctgctgcACAGCCAGG CTCATCATCACTCcaggaaagacagagagcgGCGGCCTCAGGTTGTGCGTCGCTCAGCTCCAGACTCTGGGGTCCTGATCCGCCTCAAGGCTCAGATGGCGGAGGTCCGCAGCAAGATGTCTGATGTCAAGAGTCAAGTGCTGGAGGCTCGGGGGACTGGAGAGCCTAGGCCTGGCCCCTCAGGGGGCTTCAGTCTGGAGGAGGTGCCCTCCCACCATGCTGACTCAGAGTTGGCGGCTTGTCGTAAGCCTGGTGAGCTCGACGTGCTGGGAAGAGCGGCTGCGGCTCGGTCCAGGCCCTGCCGCCCTG CCAGGAAATCTCTGTCTCCTGTCCtggacagcagcagctctctcgtggtgaagaggaggagtccagaggagatggagaaggaCCTGAGAGGAGCAGACGTGACCACAGAGCTCAGTCTGCATCTTAAAGAGGTGCTGGGAGGTGCAGAGG GAGCGCTGAAGGCTGACAGCTCTCAGGGTCCCCTTGTGTCTCTCGGCAGCTCCTCGTCAGAGCAGGCCTCCACCTCCAAGCAGTATTCGTCGGAGCAGCAGCTGTACGGAGCCTCTGGGTCCAGGGACGACATTTTTTCTTTGGGAGGACCAAGTTACATGACCTCCAGCAAGAACTGCGGCAGTAGGACCCTAGG GGCAGCCATGTTGGAGTGTGAATCTGAAAGCTCAGGAAACTCCCATCATTCCCTGCTGGAGGGACCCTCTGCACAGCCACAGCCAAATGAAG TCCTGTCTGTAGATCAGTCACCTTCCATCCTGGTGGCAGCAACAAGCAGTGACAGCGACACTGAGGACGAAGCTCTGCAGAGCAACAACTCTCGCTATGACAACCAGACTCCTCCCTGCACAG GAGAGCAGCTTCTGTCTGATGACATGAGTCTGCCTGCTGACAGGTGA